In candidate division WOR-3 bacterium, a single genomic region encodes these proteins:
- a CDS encoding aspartate-semialdehyde dehydrogenase, translated as MSDKIARNEEKLNVGIVGATGLVGETLIKVLEQRNFPVKRLILFSSEKSKGIKIKFHSDEIEVEPLTKESFKHLDLVFFAIEEHLAREWIPLAQKECLVIDKSSAFRLKQDVPLVVPEVNIDKIKEHKNLIANPNCTTIPLVIVLSPLHKAFGIKRVIVSTYQSVSGAGRDAINEFFYETEVLAVGEKITKDADSVFSAPIAGNIIPQIGSFDQQGYSSEEKKIIEETRKILELPKLAISATCVRVPVKIGHCESVNIELEKETNLDKVIRILKSTPSIKVFDDDKYPMPIDVENKDEVYVGRIRKDTAFENGIVLWLVCDNLRKGAATNAVQIAEAILKINAQTKNDND; from the coding sequence ATGTCTGACAAAATAGCAAGGAATGAAGAAAAATTAAATGTGGGCATTGTTGGTGCCACGGGATTAGTAGGTGAAACTTTGATTAAAGTTTTAGAACAGCGAAATTTTCCAGTAAAGAGACTTATACTTTTCTCGTCTGAAAAGAGTAAAGGCATTAAGATTAAATTCCATTCCGATGAAATTGAGGTTGAACCGCTAACTAAAGAGAGTTTTAAGCATCTTGACCTCGTCTTTTTTGCCATCGAAGAACATCTTGCCCGAGAGTGGATTCCTCTTGCCCAAAAAGAATGTCTGGTGATTGATAAATCATCAGCCTTTCGGCTTAAGCAAGATGTGCCTTTAGTAGTGCCGGAAGTAAATATTGACAAGATTAAAGAACATAAGAATCTTATTGCTAATCCTAATTGCACGACAATTCCTTTAGTTATAGTTCTGTCACCTTTGCATAAAGCATTCGGAATAAAAAGAGTTATTGTTTCTACTTATCAATCAGTAAGTGGTGCAGGCCGAGATGCCATAAATGAATTTTTCTATGAGACTGAAGTTTTAGCAGTTGGTGAAAAAATTACGAAAGATGCTGATAGTGTTTTTTCAGCCCCAATCGCTGGTAATATAATTCCGCAAATTGGCAGTTTTGACCAACAAGGATACTCGTCAGAAGAAAAAAAGATTATAGAAGAGACAAGAAAAATTTTAGAACTGCCGAAACTGGCGATTAGTGCGACTTGTGTGCGGGTGCCGGTAAAAATCGGCCATTGTGAATCGGTCAATATTGAATTGGAAAAAGAAACCAATCTGGATAAAGTAATTAGAATCTTAAAGTCAACGCCAAGTATAAAGGTTTTTGATGATGATAAGTACCCAATGCCCATTGATGTGGAAAATAAAGATGAAGTCTATGTTGGCAGAATCCGAAAAGATACTGCTTTCGAAAATGGCATCGTATTATGGCTTGTTTGTGATAATCTTCGTAAAGGTGCGGCAACTAATGCTGTCCAAATCGCTGAGGCGATTTTAAAGATAAACGCACAAACTAAAAATGATAATGATTAA
- a CDS encoding putative sugar nucleotidyl transferase, with the protein MLYIYEDEYYQHFLPLVYFRSVADLFCGRFTLLEKYQRFYSEEKIGLLVRPILKPLLKEKYPELVINEFVSDDTMSLFLSSRAILKMRINISGDEEIFTNPQNEIIGFRVKNFRVKQIPINTKTIRKLKLPHREIPAISINYPWDLIVNNYQELINDFSNSAVLGKISEQAIIFGNPDKLYVGSGAEIEAGAVIDLRDGPVFIDEGAKILALSRINGPVYIGKNTIVDQGKISNGTTIGENCRVSGEIEASILQGFVNKHHYGFLGHSYLAEWVNLGAGTTNSDLKNNYSTVKVKIGKKTIDTQQLKVGCFIGDHTKIAIGVMIPTGAVWGILANVLTPAKSIPNFYWSEGKRWQLKKALTTVKIAMARRNIALSKNYAQLIQKLYKA; encoded by the coding sequence ATGCTCTACATTTATGAAGACGAATACTATCAGCATTTTCTGCCTTTGGTCTATTTTCGCTCAGTAGCGGATTTGTTTTGCGGCCGATTTACCTTATTGGAGAAATATCAGCGGTTCTATTCCGAAGAAAAAATTGGGCTTTTAGTTCGTCCAATTCTTAAGCCCCTCTTAAAAGAAAAGTATCCCGAGTTAGTTATAAACGAATTCGTGTCAGATGATACGATGTCACTATTTTTATCCAGTAGAGCCATACTAAAAATGCGAATTAATATTAGTGGTGACGAAGAAATTTTTACCAATCCGCAGAACGAGATTATTGGCTTTAGAGTTAAAAACTTTAGAGTCAAACAAATTCCGATTAACACCAAAACGATTCGTAAATTAAAACTGCCGCATCGGGAAATACCAGCAATCAGTATAAATTATCCCTGGGATTTAATAGTTAATAATTATCAGGAACTGATTAATGATTTTAGCAATTCAGCAGTTTTGGGCAAAATCAGTGAACAAGCAATTATTTTCGGCAATCCAGACAAACTTTATGTTGGTTCCGGAGCAGAAATTGAAGCCGGAGCAGTAATTGACTTACGCGACGGCCCGGTTTTTATTGACGAAGGTGCGAAAATCCTCGCACTTTCCAGAATCAATGGTCCGGTTTACATTGGCAAAAATACTATTGTTGACCAAGGGAAAATTAGTAACGGCACAACCATTGGAGAAAATTGTCGGGTTTCAGGAGAAATTGAAGCCTCAATCTTGCAAGGATTTGTTAACAAACATCACTATGGATTTCTGGGACATTCTTATCTGGCAGAATGGGTCAATCTTGGAGCAGGCACAACCAATTCTGATTTGAAGAACAACTATTCAACCGTAAAAGTTAAAATCGGCAAAAAAACAATTGATACTCAGCAGTTAAAAGTGGGTTGTTTCATTGGCGACCACACTAAAATTGCAATTGGCGTAATGATTCCAACTGGTGCCGTATGGGGAATATTGGCTAATGTTTTAACACCAGCCAAATCCATTCCTAATTTTTATTGGTCAGAAGGTAAGCGCTGGCAACTGAAAAAAGCACTAACTACAGTTAAGATTGCAATGGCACGCCGAAATATCGCTTTAAGCAAAAATTACGCGCAATTAATCCAGAAATTGTATAAAGCATAG
- a CDS encoding OmpA family protein, which translates to MKKFLLSGILLLLITTVQSAPSIWGNRGLFKVEDAKTEQTGLMSLSTYLLTHKTATDTLFGDWVIPTITYDLASFLQIFFSSGQIIKGDAVFPEIWQSEFFSTTRDIVFGGKLGINLIPVLKLGGKVSYVLLQNEILGSVIEKSDGLNWTGLVSLRFSDLYAPLPNLIFNYGEDRNLRNYRAGFEIGSGSAIFVEAVSSTPKVNKIFQNLFDNLTITPGMRLKIGANSYLSSGLLIDVKNRPDFPDYTVILGMSVGSRLLAPAVPNYGTLTGTVTDIKTGAPLSAQISFPDYPKIRPVQSLAQTGIFKVDKLPAKVIYVEVSCDGYQKQIVPITIEPNKVVAYDFRLKPLVTYGVVAGNVYDASTKRPLSAEISLSIPEILPVIADSLTGAFRIDKVPTGITTLHVKKDGYFSKALTILVEEDKVTHNDISLVSSISQGTLTGRISDKITQQPLLAEITFSPEIGMVLNSDSMTGIYRIDLPSGTYTLTVNAEGYIPATKIVLIGNNTLTEQNFELIPKTYRTIFTGKITDKKTSSGLKATISFPNTDLPVIATDSFSGIFYAEIPIGSYLIEVKSEGYIPQNTIIILEKDKVLEKNFELVRKGMAIILKGITFESNKATIKPESYDALQEAGKILLDNPKIKVEIQGHTDNIGSEKYNQVLSEKRAYAVKEYLVKNLGIAADRLIAKGYGSTKPIADNTTEHGRALNRRVEFVILSEE; encoded by the coding sequence TTGAAGAAATTTTTATTAAGTGGGATTTTATTATTACTTATAACTACCGTTCAATCTGCACCATCAATTTGGGGAAACCGGGGACTGTTCAAAGTAGAAGACGCTAAAACGGAACAAACTGGATTAATGTCTCTATCAACCTATCTTCTTACTCATAAAACCGCGACCGATACCCTTTTCGGTGATTGGGTTATTCCGACAATAACTTATGATTTGGCGAGTTTTCTGCAAATATTTTTTAGTTCTGGACAAATTATAAAAGGCGATGCGGTCTTTCCAGAAATATGGCAGAGTGAATTTTTTAGCACAACTCGTGATATCGTTTTCGGCGGAAAATTAGGAATTAATCTCATACCTGTGTTGAAATTGGGCGGTAAAGTATCTTATGTTTTGCTTCAAAACGAGATATTAGGTTCGGTCATAGAAAAATCTGATGGTTTGAATTGGACTGGATTAGTTTCGTTACGCTTTAGCGACTTATATGCACCATTACCTAATCTCATTTTCAATTATGGCGAAGACAGAAATTTAAGAAACTACCGCGCCGGCTTTGAAATCGGTTCCGGGAGCGCAATATTTGTTGAAGCAGTAAGTAGTACGCCGAAAGTAAATAAAATATTTCAGAACCTCTTTGATAATTTAACAATAACCCCTGGTATGAGACTAAAAATTGGGGCCAATTCGTATCTGTCTTCGGGATTATTAATTGATGTGAAAAATCGGCCTGACTTTCCTGATTATACCGTAATTTTAGGGATGAGTGTTGGCAGTAGATTATTAGCACCCGCGGTTCCAAATTATGGAACATTAACCGGTACCGTTACGGATATTAAAACTGGTGCGCCATTATCAGCACAAATTAGTTTTCCCGATTATCCTAAAATAAGGCCAGTCCAAAGTTTAGCCCAAACCGGTATCTTTAAGGTAGATAAATTACCGGCTAAGGTTATCTATGTGGAGGTTAGTTGTGATGGTTATCAAAAACAGATAGTTCCCATTACGATTGAACCGAATAAAGTAGTTGCTTATGACTTTCGATTAAAACCATTAGTCACTTATGGTGTAGTTGCGGGAAATGTTTATGATGCATCTACGAAAAGGCCGTTATCAGCAGAAATCTCTCTTTCGATACCAGAAATTTTACCTGTTATTGCGGATTCATTAACCGGGGCTTTTCGTATTGACAAAGTTCCTACTGGCATTACTACACTTCATGTAAAAAAAGACGGCTATTTTTCTAAAGCACTTACGATTTTAGTTGAAGAAGATAAAGTTACCCATAATGATATTTCACTGGTATCATCAATTTCTCAAGGAACACTGACAGGCAGAATTAGCGATAAAATAACTCAACAACCTTTATTGGCTGAGATAACTTTTTCACCAGAAATCGGTATGGTATTAAATTCAGATAGTATGACCGGAATTTATCGAATTGATTTACCATCAGGAACTTATACACTTACGGTCAATGCTGAGGGATATATCCCAGCAACAAAAATTGTCCTAATTGGAAACAACACTTTAACGGAACAAAATTTCGAATTAATCCCTAAGACCTACCGGACGATATTTACTGGTAAAATAACTGACAAAAAAACTTCTTCTGGTCTAAAAGCCACGATATCTTTTCCGAATACTGATTTACCTGTGATTGCTACTGATTCTTTTTCTGGCATTTTCTATGCTGAGATTCCGATCGGTTCTTATCTTATTGAAGTAAAATCAGAGGGTTATATTCCGCAAAACACAATAATCATTTTAGAAAAAGATAAAGTATTAGAAAAGAATTTCGAATTAGTGCGAAAGGGAATGGCGATAATCCTGAAAGGTATAACCTTTGAATCTAATAAAGCAACAATCAAGCCGGAGTCTTATGATGCATTACAAGAAGCCGGTAAGATTTTACTCGATAATCCTAAAATAAAAGTGGAAATTCAAGGTCATACTGACAATATTGGTTCAGAAAAATACAATCAGGTGTTATCGGAAAAGCGGGCTTATGCGGTTAAAGAGTATTTAGTAAAAAATCTTGGCATTGCCGCTGACCGACTAATTGCTAAGGGTTATGGTTCGACAAAACCAATTGCCGATAATACTACTGAGCACGGTCGAGCCCTTAATCGTCGGGTTGAATTTGTTATTCTAAGTGAAGAATAA
- a CDS encoding MFS transporter: MFNVIILGITSLLTDISTEMVYPIIPFFLTSLGAGPAILGLIEGIAESLASLLKVFSGYFSDKIRKRKPVAILGYSSSTLGKLLLYLSTSWIGVLLGRIIDRFGKGIRTAPRDALIADSTPQDKRGRAYGLHRAMDTLGAAIGVLLAYSFLKINTPNYQGIFLLSLIPAVLGVIMLFFAREQIKSSWQRKERLKFQWRNLPQRLRLFLIIIFIFALGNSSNQFLILRAKNLGYSVTSVLLLYLFYNITYGILSFPIGRLSDKIGRKKILIIGYLIYGLVYLGFAVIGKPSFLWLLFGIYGFYSAFTEGVEKAFVSDVAQPELRGTLIGLHATLVGIGLLPASLIAGALWQVFGASAPFFFGGILGIISAIGLFFII; this comes from the coding sequence ATGTTTAATGTTATTATATTAGGCATTACTAGTCTTTTGACCGATATTTCCACTGAGATGGTTTATCCGATTATTCCGTTTTTTCTTACAAGTCTTGGTGCTGGTCCGGCAATTTTAGGGTTAATTGAAGGTATTGCGGAAAGTCTGGCAAGTTTATTAAAAGTATTTTCAGGATATTTTTCGGATAAGATAAGAAAACGAAAACCGGTTGCGATTTTGGGTTATAGTTCGTCAACCTTGGGTAAACTTTTGCTATATCTCTCAACCAGTTGGATTGGAGTTTTATTGGGTCGAATCATTGACCGGTTTGGTAAAGGCATAAGAACTGCACCGCGTGACGCTTTGATTGCGGATAGCACACCTCAAGATAAACGCGGCCGGGCATATGGTCTACATCGGGCAATGGATACCTTAGGCGCAGCCATTGGTGTGCTTTTGGCTTATTCCTTCTTAAAAATCAACACCCCTAACTACCAAGGAATTTTTCTTTTATCTTTAATTCCTGCAGTCCTTGGTGTCATCATGCTCTTTTTCGCCCGAGAACAGATTAAATCAAGTTGGCAAAGAAAAGAGCGATTAAAATTTCAATGGCGAAACTTGCCTCAACGATTAAGGTTATTCCTAATTATTATCTTTATTTTTGCTTTAGGAAATTCCTCTAATCAGTTTTTGATATTAAGAGCAAAAAATTTAGGATATTCGGTTACTTCGGTTTTATTATTATATTTGTTTTATAACATTACTTATGGTATTTTATCTTTTCCCATTGGTAGGCTTTCTGATAAAATTGGCAGAAAAAAAATATTGATAATCGGCTATCTGATTTATGGTTTGGTCTATTTAGGATTTGCGGTCATTGGTAAGCCATCTTTTTTATGGTTGTTATTTGGAATTTATGGATTTTACAGTGCATTTACGGAAGGAGTTGAAAAAGCATTTGTCTCCGATGTTGCCCAACCCGAACTAAGAGGCACGCTCATCGGATTGCACGCAACTTTAGTTGGCATTGGTCTTTTGCCCGCATCATTAATTGCCGGGGCACTTTGGCAGGTATTTGGAGCATCTGCTCCATTCTTTTTTGGTGGCATTTTAGGAATTATCTCGGCAATAGGATTATTTTTTATAATATAA
- a CDS encoding outer membrane lipoprotein carrier protein LolA, with amino-acid sequence MPKLLMIIITTIILLVSSVYPKQKELFHNLKNTYAQIKTMQGKFVQTVCSELEGTCRKFEGKFFIARPCFSRLEVISPEPQIIVLDSINLYIYLPKQKTVYIQPQNLSVNFFKIFDALFADSLRFKLSEKTGYWVWELIQDTSDKTTLFKQLKFYVHKQSNLIEQFLFSDASKNEIEFQLSNLVINKNLSPKLFKFTIPKGVRIVK; translated from the coding sequence ATGCCAAAGTTGCTGATGATAATTATAACCACAATAATTTTACTTGTTAGTTCAGTATATCCCAAACAAAAAGAATTGTTCCATAACTTAAAAAACACTTATGCTCAAATCAAAACTATGCAAGGTAAATTTGTCCAAACTGTCTGTTCCGAATTAGAAGGCACTTGTCGCAAATTTGAAGGCAAATTTTTTATTGCCCGACCCTGTTTTAGTCGCTTAGAAGTAATCAGCCCAGAGCCTCAAATTATTGTCTTAGATAGTATCAATCTTTATATCTATCTGCCAAAACAAAAGACGGTTTATATTCAACCGCAAAATTTATCAGTCAATTTCTTTAAGATTTTTGATGCCCTGTTTGCAGATTCTTTACGCTTTAAGTTATCAGAGAAAACCGGCTATTGGGTATGGGAGTTAATCCAAGATACTTCTGATAAGACAACACTTTTTAAGCAATTAAAATTTTATGTCCATAAGCAATCGAATCTGATTGAGCAATTCTTATTTTCCGATGCCTCAAAGAATGAAATTGAATTTCAATTGAGCAATTTAGTAATTAATAAAAATCTTTCACCGAAACTTTTTAAGTTCACAATTCCTAAAGGCGTGCGCATAGTCAAATGA
- a CDS encoding PaaI family thioesterase, producing MIVKSSNRCFACGQDNPIGLKLKFTPIPNGVETTFTPTKEYEGFQDIIHGGIIATLLDEAIAWACRTCGVDAVTGELTVRYKKPLLTNKPVTIIGTIEKQKGKLLLGSALIKDQEGTLIATATAKMVRAEKSEK from the coding sequence ATGATTGTCAAAAGTAGTAACCGCTGTTTTGCCTGTGGTCAAGATAATCCGATTGGCTTAAAATTAAAATTCACACCAATTCCTAATGGTGTCGAGACGACATTTACTCCGACTAAAGAATATGAAGGATTTCAAGATATTATTCATGGCGGAATTATCGCAACCTTACTTGATGAAGCCATTGCTTGGGCCTGCCGAACCTGTGGTGTGGATGCAGTAACCGGTGAACTAACAGTCCGATACAAAAAACCGTTACTTACTAATAAACCAGTTACAATTATAGGCACGATTGAAAAGCAAAAAGGCAAATTGCTTTTGGGCTCAGCGTTGATTAAAGACCAAGAAGGAACCCTAATTGCCACGGCTACGGCCAAAATGGTCAGAGCCGAAAAGAGTGAGAAGTAA
- a CDS encoding M1 family aminopeptidase, which produces MIKSFLVLECFFSVLFSYIPDTTNRFYFTNHKFIPYPITSTYYRAESTHSYDVRHYQLNLTLPMTSGAYDAYEVIKIIPQENNFDTFNLHFVNLVCDSVKRNGIHLDFLANNGRLKITLDRPFSIGETCKVEIFYRRLSGTANRGFYFYTRAQTGYHNLAYTTYSPYDARYWFACFDELWDKAEEGCEINVTVPDSFTVCSNGLLDSVKTFAGYKTFYWRHCYPIATYLMTFTATIYATWSHWYRPNPSESIEIKYYIWRNDSAVSVSAFQNVLDMMNFYVGLYGPYPFEKYGMNAVYPFLWGGMENQTMTMIHRNWLVGNDNGIAHELSHMWYGDKVTCFGWPNVWLNEGFATYSDALYMKRRFGQAYFMSLMNQRANSYFNEDNSVRFPLYNPPFNYIFSWGHEYCKGSWVLHMLRYIEGDTMDTPGIFFQAMRVYADSFAYKNASTEDYKRIHEQVTGRDLDWFFSEWIYQAGYPKYYYSWQIIPTAIPEIYLVIVQINQNNGANAPPIFHMPLQIRFSGTNLDTTVTIAVTSNPQVDTFEFGFNRLPSSVTLDPNNWILKRTYLVGVDELVNNNIQNRPYKIYPNPSKGIIRIDYNLPQVGNLEISIYNYAGQVVKKIVPDKSSPPKYLIWDGSDNNGEKVGAGVYFITIGTCSNYYTEKIILLP; this is translated from the coding sequence ATGATTAAATCCTTTTTAGTTTTAGAATGTTTTTTCAGTGTTCTCTTTTCATATATTCCTGACACAACTAATCGCTTTTATTTTACTAACCATAAATTTATTCCTTATCCGATAACATCAACTTATTACCGAGCAGAATCGACACATAGTTATGATGTTCGGCATTATCAACTCAATTTAACGCTACCTATGACAAGTGGTGCTTATGATGCCTACGAAGTAATTAAAATTATTCCCCAAGAGAATAACTTTGATACCTTTAATCTCCATTTTGTTAATTTGGTTTGTGATTCGGTAAAGCGTAATGGTATCCATCTTGATTTTTTAGCCAATAATGGTCGCTTGAAAATTACTTTAGACCGACCATTTAGTATTGGTGAAACTTGTAAAGTCGAGATTTTCTATCGTCGGCTATCTGGGACCGCGAATCGGGGTTTCTATTTTTATACCCGGGCGCAAACTGGCTACCATAATCTTGCTTATACAACCTATTCACCATATGATGCCCGATACTGGTTTGCCTGTTTTGATGAATTGTGGGATAAAGCCGAAGAGGGATGCGAAATTAATGTCACAGTGCCTGATTCTTTTACAGTTTGCTCTAATGGCTTGTTGGATAGCGTAAAGACCTTTGCTGGATACAAAACCTTTTACTGGCGACATTGCTATCCGATTGCAACTTATCTGATGACTTTCACTGCAACTATTTATGCTACCTGGAGCCATTGGTATCGACCAAATCCGTCAGAATCCATTGAAATTAAATACTATATTTGGCGCAATGATTCAGCAGTTTCGGTTTCTGCTTTTCAAAATGTGCTTGATATGATGAATTTCTATGTTGGATTATACGGACCATATCCTTTTGAAAAATATGGGATGAATGCAGTTTATCCTTTCTTATGGGGCGGAATGGAAAATCAGACAATGACTATGATTCATCGCAACTGGCTGGTTGGTAATGATAATGGCATTGCCCATGAACTTTCTCATATGTGGTATGGTGATAAAGTTACGTGTTTTGGTTGGCCGAATGTTTGGCTCAATGAAGGCTTTGCCACCTATTCGGATGCTCTTTATATGAAACGCCGGTTTGGTCAGGCATATTTTATGAGTCTGATGAACCAACGCGCTAATAGTTACTTTAATGAGGATAACTCAGTCCGCTTTCCCTTATATAATCCGCCATTTAATTATATCTTCTCCTGGGGACACGAATATTGTAAAGGCTCTTGGGTGCTTCATATGTTAAGATATATTGAAGGCGATACAATGGATACTCCGGGTATTTTTTTCCAAGCAATGCGTGTTTATGCCGATTCTTTTGCCTACAAAAATGCATCAACCGAAGATTATAAGAGAATTCACGAACAAGTAACTGGTCGGGATTTAGATTGGTTTTTCTCAGAATGGATTTATCAAGCCGGCTATCCCAAATACTATTATAGTTGGCAGATTATTCCAACCGCAATTCCTGAAATATATTTGGTAATCGTTCAAATAAATCAGAATAATGGTGCTAATGCCCCACCAATTTTTCATATGCCTTTACAAATTAGATTTAGCGGAACAAATTTAGACACAACTGTAACTATTGCTGTAACATCAAATCCTCAAGTTGATACTTTTGAGTTTGGATTTAATCGTCTTCCTTCGTCAGTGACACTTGACCCTAATAATTGGATTCTAAAAAGAACCTATTTAGTAGGAGTCGACGAATTAGTTAACAATAATATTCAAAATAGACCCTATAAAATTTATCCTAATCCCAGCAAAGGTATAATAAGGATAGATTATAATCTGCCACAGGTCGGGAATTTAGAAATATCAATTTATAATTATGCCGGACAGGTAGTAAAAAAGATTGTGCCGGATAAATCTTCCCCACCAAAATACTTAATATGGGACGGTTCGGATAATAATGGCGAAAAAGTTGGTGCTGGTGTTTATTTTATTACTATTGGCACTTGCAGTAATTACTATACCGAGAAAATTATCCTTTTGCCATAA
- the rimI gene encoding ribosomal protein S18-alanine N-acetyltransferase yields the protein MQIEPMTLEDLDQVMAIEKSCFVSPWKRSFFEYDICRKEAQCFVAKEKDKVIGYVDAWFIADEVHLANIAVAQEFRRQGIASQLLAKIIEIAQKKNCKKIFLEVRLSNIIAQKFYEKFGFRRIYQRKKYYPDGEDALIYEKVL from the coding sequence ATGCAGATTGAACCGATGACACTTGAAGATTTAGACCAAGTAATGGCCATTGAAAAATCTTGCTTTGTTTCACCTTGGAAAAGAAGTTTTTTTGAATACGATATATGCCGTAAAGAGGCGCAGTGTTTTGTGGCTAAAGAAAAAGATAAAGTTATCGGTTATGTCGATGCCTGGTTTATTGCTGATGAAGTTCACCTTGCCAATATTGCGGTTGCCCAGGAATTCCGGCGACAAGGGATTGCGAGTCAATTATTAGCCAAAATCATCGAAATTGCCCAAAAGAAAAATTGCAAAAAGATATTTTTAGAAGTGAGGCTTTCTAATATTATTGCCCAGAAATTTTATGAAAAATTTGGTTTCCGACGAATTTATCAGCGTAAAAAATACTATCCTGATGGTGAGGATGCTTTAATCTATGAAAAAGTATTATAA
- the rimO gene encoding 30S ribosomal protein S12 methylthiotransferase RimO, producing the protein MKVSLISLGCPKNLVDSEIILGHLAQEDYELSFHWQNSDVCIINTCAFLQSAVKEAETWIQKVIAYKKKGKIKKVIVAGCLVQRYKNLILDKYPEVDRIIGIDNLSAIGKVIQDHPVKISDNPNSLANYQTPRLISTNHYAYLKIADGCDNCCTYCLIPALRGRFRSRKIDDLRQEAQRLIQNKVKEIILIAQDTTLYGKDVYAELSLARLLSNLVKIKEIAWLRVLYTHPAHWTDELIQVYKDNPSICRYVDLPLQHISDNILKTMNRPYTRKQVEQLIDKLRTIPKIAIRTSLIVGFPNETEKDFEELLEFVREQKFAHLGCFTYSREPGTIAYALPNQIPEKIKRERLDLIMRTQQQISLARMQSFIGKELKVIIDSYSKSYYIGRTEFDAPEIDGVVKIKGRNLKIGDFAKVKISTAKPYELNAIAECS; encoded by the coding sequence ATGAAAGTATCTTTAATCTCTTTAGGCTGTCCGAAAAATCTGGTCGATTCAGAAATAATTTTAGGTCATTTGGCGCAAGAAGACTATGAGTTAAGTTTCCATTGGCAGAATTCCGATGTCTGTATTATTAACACTTGTGCTTTTTTGCAATCCGCGGTAAAAGAAGCCGAAACCTGGATTCAGAAAGTAATCGCTTATAAGAAAAAAGGCAAAATAAAAAAAGTAATTGTTGCCGGCTGTTTAGTTCAAAGATACAAAAATCTAATATTAGATAAATACCCAGAAGTTGATAGAATCATTGGCATTGATAATTTATCTGCAATAGGAAAAGTAATTCAAGACCATCCTGTAAAAATCTCAGATAACCCGAACTCTTTAGCCAATTATCAAACCCCACGCTTGATTAGCACAAATCATTACGCATATTTGAAAATTGCTGACGGCTGTGATAATTGCTGCACTTATTGTTTAATTCCAGCCCTTCGGGGACGATTTCGGAGTCGGAAAATAGATGACCTTCGCCAAGAAGCCCAAAGACTTATCCAAAATAAAGTCAAAGAAATAATCCTGATTGCTCAAGATACAACCTTATATGGTAAAGATGTTTATGCTGAATTATCATTAGCCAGATTATTAAGCAACCTTGTTAAGATAAAAGAGATTGCCTGGTTAAGAGTTCTTTATACGCATCCCGCCCATTGGACTGATGAATTAATTCAAGTCTATAAAGATAATCCCTCAATATGCCGTTATGTGGATTTGCCATTACAACACATTTCAGATAATATCTTAAAAACAATGAATCGGCCTTATACCCGAAAACAAGTTGAGCAACTTATTGATAAATTAAGAACGATACCAAAGATTGCCATACGCACCAGTTTGATTGTCGGTTTTCCGAATGAGACCGAAAAGGATTTTGAGGAACTTTTAGAATTTGTCCGAGAACAAAAATTTGCCCATTTAGGCTGTTTTACATACTCTCGAGAACCAGGGACAATTGCTTATGCTTTGCCTAACCAAATTCCCGAAAAGATAAAAAGAGAACGTTTAGACCTAATAATGCGCACGCAACAGCAGATTTCTTTAGCACGAATGCAAAGTTTTATTGGCAAAGAACTAAAAGTCATAATCGATAGTTACTCAAAATCCTATTACATTGGTCGAACAGAATTTGATGCTCCGGAGATTGATGGCGTAGTAAAAATAAAAGGACGGAATCTAAAAATTGGTGATTTTGCGAAAGTGAAAATTAGCACTGCCAAACCATATGAACTAAATGCAATTGCCGAATGCTCATAA